A genomic window from Brassica oleracea var. oleracea cultivar TO1000 chromosome C8, BOL, whole genome shotgun sequence includes:
- the LOC106307973 gene encoding uncharacterized protein LOC106307973 isoform X2: protein MEPHRPIARRLHRKPLGDCTNTVSRTTKQQSSSSSSVIKFANPSLTSSLKRLVDQTSLKERNSNDSSKTSPRFVPKSLSTSLRPVTRRVSADLCFPATTPSRRQNSRSGEGVGGGGDKEVAEPYTVYTATRKASPERKRSNDAVAANLRLDLISSPGKKRRQANENTVKPSKAAPIKRQRTTKHEEDDLASGVSQDYIEKQRAYFAEIDAFELAEEEVSDSDLD, encoded by the exons ATGGAACCTCATCGCCCAATCGCACGAAGACTACATCGCAAACCCCTCGGAGACTGCACCAACACCGTCTCCAGAACCACCAAGCAACAGTCATCTTCTTCCTCCTCCGTCATCAAATTCGCGAATCCGAGCCTCACTTCTTCTCTCAAGAGGTTAGTCGATCAAACCTCCCTCAAGGAGAGAAACAGCAACGACAGCTCAAAGACTAGTCCCCGATTCGTTCCCAAGTCTCTTTCCACGAGCTTGAGGCCCGTGACTCGCCGTGTCTCCGCCGATCTGTGTTTCCCGGCGACCACGCCTTCTCGCCGCCAAAACTCGCGCTCCGGCGAGG GAGTTGGTGGTGGTGGTGACAAGGAGGTTGCTGAGCCTTACACTGTTTACACGGCTACAAGGAAGGCTTCTCCTGAGAGAAAAAGGAGTAACGACGCAGTGGCTGCTAATCTTCGTCTTGACTTGATATCAAGCCCTGG GAAGAAAAGACGTCAAGCAAATGAAAACACAGTCAAGCCCTCGAAAGCGGCTCCCATTAAG AGGCAGCGAACAACAAAGCATGAGGAAGATGATTTGGCTAGCGGAGTTTCTCAGGATTACATCGAGAAGCAGAGAGCTTACTTTGCAGAGATCGATGCATTTGAGCTGGCAGAAGAAGAGGTATCTGATAGCGACTTAGACTAA
- the LOC106307973 gene encoding uncharacterized protein LOC106307973 isoform X1: MEPHRPIARRLHRKPLGDCTNTVSRTTKQQSSSSSSVIKFANPSLTSSLKRLVDQTSLKERNSNDSSKTSPRFVPKSLSTSLRPVTRRVSADLCFPATTPSRRQNSRSGEGVGGGGDKEVAEPYTVYTATRKASPERKRSNDAVAANLRLDLISSPGKKRRQANENTVKPSKAAPIKFLITLQRQRTTKHEEDDLASGVSQDYIEKQRAYFAEIDAFELAEEEVSDSDLD; the protein is encoded by the exons ATGGAACCTCATCGCCCAATCGCACGAAGACTACATCGCAAACCCCTCGGAGACTGCACCAACACCGTCTCCAGAACCACCAAGCAACAGTCATCTTCTTCCTCCTCCGTCATCAAATTCGCGAATCCGAGCCTCACTTCTTCTCTCAAGAGGTTAGTCGATCAAACCTCCCTCAAGGAGAGAAACAGCAACGACAGCTCAAAGACTAGTCCCCGATTCGTTCCCAAGTCTCTTTCCACGAGCTTGAGGCCCGTGACTCGCCGTGTCTCCGCCGATCTGTGTTTCCCGGCGACCACGCCTTCTCGCCGCCAAAACTCGCGCTCCGGCGAGG GAGTTGGTGGTGGTGGTGACAAGGAGGTTGCTGAGCCTTACACTGTTTACACGGCTACAAGGAAGGCTTCTCCTGAGAGAAAAAGGAGTAACGACGCAGTGGCTGCTAATCTTCGTCTTGACTTGATATCAAGCCCTGG GAAGAAAAGACGTCAAGCAAATGAAAACACAGTCAAGCCCTCGAAAGCGGCTCCCATTAAG TTTCTAATTACCTTACAGAGGCAGCGAACAACAAAGCATGAGGAAGATGATTTGGCTAGCGGAGTTTCTCAGGATTACATCGAGAAGCAGAGAGCTTACTTTGCAGAGATCGATGCATTTGAGCTGGCAGAAGAAGAGGTATCTGATAGCGACTTAGACTAA
- the LOC106307975 gene encoding uncharacterized protein LOC106307975 — protein MSGRVRDDVEYSAIYEDQEDEEDRASYYGGASIPFTWESRPGTPKHNHFPDCSFSQPLTPPPSYYSSEILSTPKRQTSQTKVRTKLTRILSMSLFHDLRKSSNSSKKTTNYVSSGPSYSWSSSTSSSSSLSSSPPHSLRKPVSHGNKSQVMYASRKQHELASSPTSTLCYSNGGRKGFTSSMGSMKRALFSGPRHGSGEVNKA, from the coding sequence ATGTCGGGAAGAGTGAGAGATGACGTGGAGTACTCTGCAATCTATGAGGATCAAGAAGATGAAGAAGATAGAGCCTCCTACTATGGCGGAGCCTCTATACCATTCACGTGGGAGTCAAGGCCAGGCACACCAAAACACAATCACTTTCCCGATTGCTCTTTTTCTCAGCCTCTCACGCCGCCTCCGTCGTATTACTCATCCGAGATTTTGTCGACGCCAAAGAGACAGACGTCACAGACCAAGGTGAGAACAAAACTAACTAGAATCCTGTCGATGTCTCTGTTTCATGATCTCAGGAAGAGCAGTAACAGTAGCAAGAAGACGACGAACTATGTCTCTTCAGGGCCATCGTATTCGTGGTCGTCGTCTACATCTTCTTCATCTTCCCTTTCCTCCTCGCCGCCACATTCTTTGAGAAAACCAGTCAGTCACGGTAACAAATCACAGGTTATGTACGCTAGCCGCAAACAGCACGAGCTTGCGTCGTCGCCGACCTCGACTCTGTGTTACTCCAATGGTGGAAGAAAAGGGTTTACTTCTTCAATGGGGAGTATGAAGAGAGCTCTGTTCTCTGGTCCTAGACATGGATCCGGCGAGGTGAACAAAGCTTGA